The Actinocatenispora sera genome has a window encoding:
- a CDS encoding LysR substrate-binding domain-containing protein, with translation MYNPEHLRSFLAVSESLSFTRAAAALGIRQPTVSQHIRKLEDEVGRPLLVRDTRTVALTADGEAMARFARTIIAANEAAVGHFTGSELSGRLRFGVTDDLALTPVPKILREFRRLYPQIVLELTVSQSLTLQRRVESGHLDAAFVKYAPGEGHGRLVQRDPLVWAAVEDARLDRNRPLPLIVYHAPSMSRSRGVQALEAAGIPYRISCTVRGVNGVLAAARAGLGVAIFARSLVPADLVELPADAGLPELGETDLVLLTNPHSAGDAVEALTSAILSRRNPIRNIAH, from the coding sequence GTGTACAACCCGGAGCACCTGCGGAGCTTCCTCGCGGTCAGCGAGTCGCTCAGCTTCACCCGCGCCGCGGCGGCCCTCGGCATCCGGCAACCGACTGTCTCCCAACACATCCGCAAGCTGGAGGACGAGGTCGGCCGGCCGCTGCTGGTGCGCGACACGCGCACCGTCGCGCTGACCGCGGACGGTGAGGCGATGGCCCGGTTCGCCCGCACGATCATCGCCGCGAACGAGGCGGCTGTGGGGCACTTCACCGGCTCCGAGCTGTCCGGCCGGCTCCGGTTCGGGGTGACCGACGACCTGGCGCTGACCCCGGTGCCCAAGATCCTCCGCGAGTTCCGCCGGCTGTACCCGCAGATCGTGCTGGAGCTCACCGTGTCGCAGAGCCTGACGCTGCAACGCCGGGTCGAGTCCGGCCACCTCGACGCCGCCTTCGTCAAGTACGCCCCGGGCGAGGGCCACGGCCGCCTGGTGCAGCGCGACCCGCTGGTGTGGGCGGCGGTCGAGGACGCCCGCCTCGACCGGAACCGCCCGCTCCCGCTGATCGTCTACCACGCACCGAGCATGAGCCGCTCCCGCGGCGTGCAGGCGCTGGAGGCGGCCGGCATCCCGTACCGGATCTCGTGCACGGTGCGCGGCGTCAACGGGGTGCTGGCCGCGGCGCGGGCCGGCCTCGGGGTGGCGATCTTCGCCCGCAGCCTGGTTCCGGCCGACCTGGTCGAGCTGCCGGCCGATGCGGGCCTGCCGGAGCTGGGCGAGACCGACCTGGTGCTGCTGACCAACCCGCACTCGGCCGGTGACGCGGTCGAGGCGCTGACCTCGGCGATCCTGTCCCGCCGCAACCCCATCCGCAACATCGCGCACTGA
- a CDS encoding PaaX family transcriptional regulator — MSRSDPPTTTSRTRISRTLLVSFLGAVVRRRDDWMPIAGVVELMRQAGQDAPGVRTAVFRLKQRGWLESQSRAGARGYALTDRASAVLAQGDEVIWHSRRPADLADGWCIVNLSIPEAERRKRDQLRTHLAHLGFGNVGTAMWLAPARMRAAAEGAIGELGMDKYAAVFVGAYVGSRDLTSLLYESWDLAAIDDSYRAFIDDHERLVAELESRPAVDPEQAFVHYLRVVDTWRQLPFRDPGLPRELLAADWSGPAAVDRFERLVALLEGPALAHAARYWP; from the coding sequence ATGAGCCGCAGCGACCCGCCGACGACCACTTCCCGGACGCGGATCTCCCGCACCCTGCTGGTCAGCTTCCTCGGTGCGGTGGTCCGGCGGAGGGACGACTGGATGCCGATCGCGGGCGTCGTCGAGCTGATGCGCCAGGCGGGGCAGGACGCGCCGGGGGTGCGGACCGCGGTGTTCCGGCTCAAGCAGCGCGGCTGGCTGGAGTCGCAGAGCCGTGCCGGTGCGCGCGGCTATGCGCTGACCGACCGGGCGAGCGCCGTGCTGGCCCAGGGTGACGAGGTGATCTGGCACTCCCGGCGCCCGGCCGACCTCGCCGACGGCTGGTGCATCGTCAACCTCAGCATCCCGGAGGCGGAGCGCCGCAAGCGCGACCAGCTCCGTACCCACCTGGCCCACCTGGGTTTCGGCAACGTCGGTACCGCGATGTGGCTCGCGCCGGCCCGGATGCGGGCCGCCGCGGAGGGGGCCATCGGCGAGCTGGGCATGGACAAGTACGCCGCCGTCTTCGTCGGTGCCTACGTCGGCAGCCGCGACCTCACCTCGCTGCTCTACGAGAGCTGGGATCTGGCCGCCATCGACGACAGCTATCGCGCGTTCATCGATGATCACGAGCGGCTGGTCGCCGAGTTGGAGTCGCGCCCGGCCGTCGATCCGGAGCAGGCGTTCGTGCACTACCTGCGGGTGGTCGACACCTGGCGGCAGCTGCCGTTCCGGGACCCCGGGCTGCCGCGCGAGCTGCTCGCCGCGGACTGGAGCGGGCCGGCCGCGGTCGACCGGTTCGAGCGGCTGGTCGCGTTGCTCGAAGGTCCGGCGCTGGCCCACGCGGCGCGCTACTGGCCCTGA
- a CDS encoding MFS transporter, which produces MSIARAATDDHLPGAAPRRHRTFESLRTFNFRVFAGAQVVSNTGSWVQRIAQDWLVLSITGSATAVGITTALQAAPTVLFGIAGGALADRFAKRTILLVTQAGMGLTAAVLAVLTLSGHVAAWHVYVIAFVLGLITAVDNPTRQAFVNELVPARQLRNAISLNSTVFQLGALVGPAVSGVLIGAVGPGWSFLANSCSFAAPVAGLLAMRRHEMVHLPKPAAAAPVRTVEVLRLVRSRPEMLWTVVLVGTFTFFTSNLAVTLSVYAKSVFVSGAGGYGLLSSVVAIGSVAGALVSARRTGGGVRSLLATGTVVAALAMLAALTSAQWAFGVVLTGLGAATLLLVTAANSTYQLSVDPHLRGRAMGVYLLVFTGSAALGGPVIGWIDQHLGPQVGLFLAGAVPLVAIGLIATRFGTVSGLRARLHRLHP; this is translated from the coding sequence GTGAGCATCGCGCGCGCGGCCACCGACGACCACTTACCCGGCGCGGCGCCGAGACGGCACCGCACCTTCGAATCCCTCCGTACCTTCAACTTCCGCGTCTTCGCCGGCGCGCAGGTGGTGTCCAACACAGGTAGCTGGGTGCAGCGCATCGCCCAGGACTGGCTGGTGTTGAGCATCACCGGATCGGCCACCGCGGTGGGCATCACCACCGCCCTGCAGGCCGCGCCGACCGTACTGTTCGGCATCGCCGGCGGCGCGCTCGCCGACCGGTTCGCCAAGCGCACCATCCTGCTCGTCACCCAGGCCGGCATGGGGCTGACCGCGGCCGTGCTGGCGGTGCTCACGCTCAGCGGGCACGTCGCCGCGTGGCACGTGTACGTGATCGCCTTCGTACTCGGGCTGATCACCGCGGTGGACAACCCGACCCGGCAGGCGTTCGTGAACGAGCTCGTGCCGGCGCGGCAGCTGCGCAACGCGATCAGCCTCAACTCCACGGTGTTCCAGCTCGGTGCGCTCGTCGGTCCGGCCGTCTCCGGCGTACTGATCGGCGCGGTCGGCCCCGGGTGGTCGTTCCTCGCCAACTCGTGCTCGTTCGCCGCGCCGGTCGCCGGCCTGCTCGCGATGCGTCGGCACGAGATGGTGCACCTGCCCAAGCCGGCCGCCGCCGCCCCCGTACGCACCGTCGAGGTGTTGCGGCTGGTACGCAGCCGGCCGGAGATGCTGTGGACCGTCGTGCTCGTCGGCACGTTCACGTTCTTCACCAGCAACCTCGCGGTGACGCTGTCGGTCTACGCGAAGTCGGTGTTCGTCTCCGGCGCCGGCGGGTACGGGCTGCTCAGCTCCGTGGTCGCGATCGGCTCGGTGGCCGGCGCGCTGGTGTCGGCCCGGCGCACCGGCGGCGGCGTGCGCAGCCTGCTCGCCACCGGTACGGTCGTTGCCGCGCTCGCCATGCTCGCCGCGCTGACCTCGGCGCAGTGGGCGTTCGGGGTGGTGTTGACCGGGCTCGGCGCGGCGACGCTGCTGCTGGTGACCGCCGCGAACTCCACCTACCAGCTGTCGGTCGACCCGCACCTGCGCGGGCGGGCGATGGGCGTGTACCTGCTGGTGTTCACCGGCTCGGCCGCACTGGGCGGCCCGGTGATCGGCTGGATCGACCAGCACCTGGGCCCGCAGGTCGGCCTGTTCCTCGCCGGCGCGGTACCGCTGGTCGCGATCGGGCTGATCGCGACCCGGTTCGGGACCGTTTCCGGGCTGCGGGCCAGGCTGCATCGCCTGCACCCGTGA
- a CDS encoding TIM-barrel domain-containing protein produces the protein MPLDVLVTDTDWKSPDAWNGWEFDPAYFPDPKGYLDWAKRQGIHATLNVHPSVQQADPKFAAAQATAQGRLTPSESCGSDTVHNGQCYVFDWSDPHQLEAYFGLHDSIQQLGVDFWWLDYCCENSQASMPGITPDAWINGNYAWQREKLGLRGFVLSRIGSSLTAGGYSGSSALPSGPWADHRYAAHFTADTDSTWDELANEVAFTPAEGAGIGESNVSHDIGGFHGKHLADDLYARWVQFGAFQPVLRLHSSHGDRLPWDYAGAAKDSAERFLRLRESLVPYTYSLARQANATGLPITRALYLAYPDQPDAYQFASTEYLYGPNVLVAPVTTPGEQADTTVWFPPGTWTDWFTGEQVTGPATRTVHTDLSTMPVFVRSGGIVTTRTGDVSGDTGHPLTAATATIATGGDGRVSLYEDAGDGNGYQHGQSATTALSYTERGGATRLTIGSRRGGYPGAVDTRTWTVRLLHADRPTRVTVDGRALAARDTGPGWSYPGGTLTVRLPAGTTSAPHRVDVR, from the coding sequence GTGCCGCTGGACGTGCTGGTGACCGACACCGACTGGAAGTCTCCGGACGCCTGGAACGGCTGGGAGTTCGACCCGGCCTACTTCCCGGACCCGAAGGGCTACCTGGACTGGGCGAAGCGGCAGGGCATCCACGCCACGCTGAACGTGCATCCCAGCGTGCAGCAGGCCGATCCGAAGTTTGCCGCCGCGCAGGCGACCGCGCAGGGCAGGCTGACGCCATCGGAGTCCTGCGGCTCCGACACCGTCCACAACGGACAGTGCTACGTGTTCGACTGGTCGGATCCCCACCAGCTCGAGGCGTACTTCGGCCTGCACGACTCCATCCAGCAGCTGGGCGTCGACTTCTGGTGGCTGGACTACTGCTGCGAGAACTCGCAGGCGTCGATGCCCGGCATCACCCCGGACGCGTGGATCAACGGCAACTACGCGTGGCAGCGGGAGAAGCTGGGGTTGCGCGGTTTCGTGCTCTCCCGGATCGGCAGTTCGCTGACCGCCGGCGGCTACTCCGGCTCGTCGGCGCTGCCGTCCGGACCGTGGGCCGACCACCGGTACGCCGCGCACTTCACCGCGGACACCGACTCCACCTGGGACGAGCTGGCCAACGAGGTGGCGTTCACCCCGGCCGAGGGCGCCGGGATCGGCGAGTCGAACGTCAGCCACGACATCGGCGGCTTCCACGGCAAGCACCTCGCCGACGACCTGTACGCGCGCTGGGTCCAGTTCGGCGCGTTCCAGCCGGTGCTGCGGTTGCACTCGTCGCACGGCGACCGGCTGCCGTGGGACTACGCCGGCGCGGCGAAGGACTCGGCGGAACGGTTCCTGCGGCTGCGCGAGTCGCTGGTGCCCTACACGTACTCCCTCGCGCGGCAGGCGAACGCGACCGGCCTGCCGATCACCCGGGCGCTGTACCTGGCGTACCCGGACCAGCCGGACGCCTACCAGTTCGCGTCCACGGAGTACCTGTACGGCCCGAACGTGCTGGTGGCGCCGGTGACGACGCCGGGGGAGCAGGCCGACACCACGGTCTGGTTCCCGCCGGGGACGTGGACCGACTGGTTCACCGGGGAGCAGGTGACCGGGCCGGCGACCCGCACCGTGCACACCGACCTGTCGACGATGCCGGTGTTCGTGCGTTCCGGCGGCATCGTGACCACCCGTACCGGCGACGTGTCCGGCGACACCGGGCATCCGCTGACCGCGGCGACCGCGACGATCGCCACCGGCGGGGACGGGCGGGTCAGCCTGTACGAGGACGCGGGCGACGGGAACGGTTACCAGCACGGCCAGTCCGCGACGACCGCGCTGTCCTACACCGAGCGCGGCGGCGCGACCCGGCTGACCATCGGCTCCCGGCGCGGCGGCTACCCCGGCGCCGTGGACACCCGGACCTGGACGGTACGGCTGCTGCACGCCGACCGCCCGACCCGCGTCACCGTCGACGGCCGGGCGCTCGCGGCGCGCGACACCGGCCCCGGCTGGTCGTACCCGGGCGGCACGCTGACGGTGCGGCTGCCGGCCGGTACCACCTCGGCCCCGCACCGGGTCGACGTGCGGTAA